The Acidicapsa acidisoli genome contains a region encoding:
- a CDS encoding glycosyltransferase, with amino-acid sequence MLWKLDAPFVWGPIGGLEQTTWALLPALGVRGALYFLARNLLNDRDRRFSRTPKLAFARAEGGIIAATTGIQKEIKRFYGQESTVACEIGLPPVTRNTPAQRTSAEPLAILWCGNLVPGKALPFLLAALQMLPPELNWKLTIIGSGPYSTKWRRMACAIGIHDRCDWLGQVARETVLRQMQTAHVLAITSVYDLTSTVLVEALANGLPVVCPNHCGFTDAIHADCGIRVPACSRLEIIAGIRDALIRMNDESFRFPLACGALRRSLEYQWDIKARAVNNIYDKKVSSWQSAAKQLPERQRQPVKWAQN; translated from the coding sequence TTGTTATGGAAGCTCGACGCGCCATTTGTATGGGGTCCGATCGGTGGACTTGAACAGACCACATGGGCGCTTCTCCCCGCGCTCGGAGTTCGCGGCGCACTTTACTTTCTGGCCAGAAATCTGCTCAACGACCGGGACAGGCGATTTTCAAGAACTCCAAAACTGGCATTCGCCAGAGCTGAGGGAGGAATCATCGCGGCCACCACTGGAATTCAAAAAGAAATCAAACGATTCTACGGCCAGGAATCGACCGTCGCCTGTGAGATCGGACTACCACCCGTCACCAGAAACACACCGGCTCAAAGAACCTCCGCCGAGCCGCTCGCCATCCTTTGGTGCGGCAATCTCGTTCCCGGCAAGGCACTTCCATTTTTGCTCGCGGCGCTGCAGATGCTTCCCCCCGAGCTGAACTGGAAATTGACGATCATTGGCAGCGGACCGTATTCGACAAAGTGGCGGAGGATGGCATGTGCAATTGGCATCCACGACCGCTGTGACTGGCTCGGCCAGGTTGCTCGCGAAACCGTCCTACGGCAAATGCAGACAGCGCACGTATTGGCTATCACTAGCGTTTACGATCTCACATCCACTGTCCTTGTTGAGGCGTTGGCGAATGGACTTCCAGTAGTCTGTCCGAACCACTGCGGATTCACCGACGCAATTCACGCAGATTGCGGGATCAGAGTTCCAGCCTGCTCAAGGCTCGAAATCATAGCGGGCATTCGCGACGCCTTGATCCGGATGAACGATGAAAGCTTTCGGTTTCCGCTCGCCTGTGGCGCACTTCGCCGCAGTCTCGAATACCAGTGGGATATCAAGGCCAGAGCAGTTAACAACATCTATGACAAGAAAGTATCTTCCTGGCAATCCGCCGCGAAACAACTTCCCGAGAGGCAACGCCAGCCCGTCAAATGGGCTCAAAACTGA
- a CDS encoding FkbM family methyltransferase, translating to MTLEATLSAQRQNSKTFLAFLDWLWRQEFRILRLRLYRLIREWMDQTPYEFEVRRRLPSVTLKPLDLILASYNSRGEKSTILQIGACDGVTNDPIYHHVAKGMTRAILVEPNPYSFARLQHTYAGLPNVTLIQSAIGYQNGEAYLYRVKRTDISDSDADLTLQIASFSRKHLEAHGTKPYEIERIIVPCRSLSSLVTELGLSNIDLLQIDAEGFDADVVRMALKLPIPPVCIHFEHTHLTSANRRPLFNLLTANGYLLGRDTCNILALQMTFIEELSIDHDGATSGQAKGQLSP from the coding sequence ATGACATTAGAAGCCACTCTCTCGGCCCAAAGACAGAACTCCAAGACCTTCCTGGCCTTTCTGGATTGGTTATGGAGGCAAGAATTCCGAATACTGCGTCTCCGGCTTTACCGTCTCATTCGGGAATGGATGGATCAGACGCCGTACGAGTTCGAGGTTCGTCGCCGGTTGCCGTCTGTCACGCTCAAGCCGCTGGACCTGATTCTGGCGAGTTACAATTCGCGCGGAGAGAAGAGTACTATCCTGCAAATTGGCGCTTGCGATGGCGTAACGAATGATCCTATCTATCACCACGTCGCAAAGGGGATGACGCGCGCAATTCTCGTAGAACCGAATCCCTACTCATTTGCTCGCTTGCAACACACCTATGCGGGACTGCCTAACGTCACTCTCATCCAAAGCGCGATTGGTTATCAGAATGGCGAGGCATATCTCTACCGAGTCAAAAGAACCGACATCTCGGATTCTGATGCCGATTTAACACTTCAAATAGCTTCATTTTCCCGGAAGCACTTGGAAGCCCATGGTACGAAGCCTTATGAGATCGAGCGAATTATTGTGCCCTGCCGCTCTCTCTCCTCACTCGTGACCGAACTTGGCCTGTCCAATATAGACCTCCTGCAAATCGACGCAGAAGGCTTCGATGCTGACGTGGTCCGCATGGCGTTGAAATTGCCGATACCGCCCGTTTGTATTCATTTTGAACATACACATTTAACCTCAGCCAATCGCAGACCACTATTTAACTTGCTGACTGCGAATGGCTACTTGCTTGGGCGCGACACCTGCAACATCCTGGCACTCCAGATGACCTTCATAGAGGAATTAAGTATCGATCATGATGGCGCCACCTCCGGACAAGCGAAAGGCCAACTCTCACCCTGA
- a CDS encoding glycosyltransferase family 4 protein gives MYSLLFLGFVSFALTLFLTPLVRNLAWRFGIVDQPDQQRKFHSAPIPRLGGVAIVVAVFAAYGLLLAVRFSSGAIVGEDLPLVLRLLPALAIVFGIGLMDDIVNLRPWQKLAGEVVATILAWFGGVHVSVVAGYSFPSVAASLAVTVLWIVTCTNAINLIDGVDGLATGVSIFAALTMLIAAVLDHNFPMALAIMPLAGALLGFLRYNFNPASIFLGDCGSLTLGFLLGCYGAIWSEKSATLLGMTAPLLVLAVPLMDVGLAIVRRFIRGQPIFAADRAHIHHKLLSRGLTPRRLVLVIYAICSIGATASILLTINHGRNRGFVIVLVCLAAWLGLQHLGYNEFSVAGRMVLGGDLRSVISAQLALEAFEHEVKADITLQQCWDVVCQTCPLFGFSGIIFHFDDTTQQWGINTGWQARIDFPGHGYISLWREYGARSRGASAVIFIDSVSRVFNQKLSKFETVQHE, from the coding sequence ATGTATTCCCTCCTCTTCCTCGGATTTGTCTCGTTCGCTTTGACGCTATTCCTGACGCCACTGGTCAGGAACCTGGCGTGGCGCTTTGGAATCGTAGACCAGCCCGACCAGCAACGAAAGTTCCATAGCGCACCGATTCCAAGACTCGGCGGTGTGGCCATTGTCGTTGCGGTGTTCGCTGCATACGGCCTGCTTCTAGCAGTCAGGTTCAGTTCTGGCGCAATCGTCGGCGAAGATCTGCCCCTTGTCCTCCGTCTTCTTCCTGCCCTTGCCATCGTCTTTGGCATCGGACTGATGGATGACATTGTCAATCTTCGTCCATGGCAAAAACTTGCAGGCGAAGTGGTTGCCACGATACTGGCGTGGTTTGGCGGCGTGCATGTGAGTGTCGTCGCGGGATACTCCTTTCCCAGCGTCGCCGCGAGCCTTGCTGTTACAGTCTTGTGGATCGTCACGTGCACAAATGCAATCAACTTGATCGATGGTGTCGATGGCCTCGCGACCGGAGTCAGCATCTTCGCTGCGCTTACAATGCTGATTGCTGCCGTCCTCGATCACAACTTCCCAATGGCCCTTGCCATCATGCCGCTGGCCGGAGCACTGCTTGGCTTTCTTCGTTACAATTTCAATCCGGCGAGTATCTTCCTCGGCGACTGTGGCAGCCTGACTCTCGGATTCCTGCTTGGGTGCTACGGCGCAATATGGAGCGAGAAGTCGGCCACATTGCTCGGCATGACCGCACCGTTACTGGTTCTCGCAGTTCCCCTGATGGATGTCGGTCTTGCGATTGTGCGGCGCTTCATCCGTGGGCAACCTATCTTTGCGGCCGACCGCGCGCATATTCACCACAAGCTTCTTTCCAGAGGCCTCACACCTCGGCGTCTTGTACTCGTCATCTATGCCATCTGCAGCATTGGCGCCACGGCGTCTATTCTCCTGACGATCAACCACGGTCGTAACCGTGGCTTCGTGATTGTACTTGTCTGCCTCGCCGCCTGGCTCGGATTGCAGCACCTCGGCTACAACGAATTCAGTGTCGCCGGCCGGATGGTTCTCGGGGGAGATCTTCGCAGTGTTATCAGTGCTCAACTCGCGCTCGAAGCATTTGAACACGAAGTCAAGGCAGACATAACACTCCAACAATGTTGGGATGTCGTTTGCCAAACCTGCCCTCTGTTTGGATTCTCCGGAATAATATTCCACTTTGACGATACAACACAGCAGTGGGGAATCAATACCGGATGGCAGGCCCGCATCGATTTCCCTGGCCATGGATACATCAGCCTCTGGCGCGAGTATGGCGCCAGAAGCCGAGGAGCGTCCGCAGTCATCTTCATTGACTCTGTCTCACGCGTCTTCAACCAAAAGCTGAGTAAGTTCGAAACAGTTCAGCATGAGTAA